In the genome of Thiorhodovibrio winogradskyi, the window TTCTGCAGCAAGCACAAGGTTCGGCGCCCTCCTGGCTTGTGCGGCAAGCCATGGACTGGCTGGTGCCGCGCGCGATGCTGCCCACGCATCCGGATATTCCAAACCCCACGGCGGCCCTGGCGCGATGGGCCATTTACATGCGCGCCCATTGGCTGAGGATGCCGCTGTCGCTCTTGCTGCCGCATCTCGCGCGAAAATTCTGGCGCCGCCTGCAAGGTGCGTTTAAGAGCCGTCCCCCTCCCCTCTCGGCGGATGAAGGATCAAAAAACTCGCCTGTCAAGGAGTAAGCTGACCCTTTTCACCGCTCTGATTACTCGCTCTCACCTGGTGACGTGATACCATGGCGTCTTTAGTCATGTGTCTAGTCTTGAAGAGGGTTCATGATGAAAAAGCGCTTGTCTCTGCTAGGTTCCGTTCTCGGCTGGAGTGGTGTCGCGGTCTGTTGTCTGAGTGCGCTCGCCAAGCTCTTGGGTGCGTACTACCTGTTTGGCATGGAGAGTCTGTCGATTTTCACTGGCGGTATTGGACTTGTGGTTTTTGGCATCATGACCAAAGTTGAGGCGCTAGGGCAAGACTGACTCTTTCCGCCTTCCCGCACTGACCCAACCAGGCCGGTAGACCGACGCTGACAGAAGACTCTTATGCAATCGATTAGAATCTTCGGTCACTTCCTGCGCCTACCGCTCATCCTTCTGGCGCTGCTTGAAGGGATTGTGTTTGCGCTGTCATTCTTTGCCGCCGCGCAAATCCGCTACCAGCTGATTACCGACTCCGCGCCCTTTGGCTCGGGCGAGTTTGCCGTCTACATGCTGCTTGTGGGCGTGGTGTTCGTGCTGGCGATGGCGTCTGTCGGTTTGTACGAGGCCAGCCTGCGCGAGGGGCTGACGGGCTCGATCATCCGCATCGCGCTGGCGCTTTTTCTTGGCACCCTTGCCATTGGCGCCATTACCTTCGCGGTACCCCATATCGAGGTATGGCGCAGCGTACTGGCGGGGACCGCGGTATTGAGCTTTTTGGCGGCTACCTTGCTGCGGTTGGTGCTCTATCGGCTCGAGCCGTCGATTTTTCAGCGACGCATTCTGATTGTTGGTGATACCAGCGTGGTGAATTTCGTGCTGGCGGAGAAAGCCCGCGACTTGCTGATCGCCGGGATTGTCCCTTTGACCGAGGAGAGTTGGGAGAATGGTCACGGGATCCCCAAGTTGCCGCATGATGCGCCGCTGGTACACATAGCCACCTCGGCGGGGGTCAATGAAATTCTGCTGGCCATCAAGGACCGTCGTGGCGCCCTGCCGATGGAGGAATTGCTCGATTGCCGGATGTCGGGCATTCCGGTGCTAGAGCCACAGGACTTTGTCGAGCGCGAACTGGGCATGGTGAAGCTGGATTACCTCACGCCCAGTTGGTTGGTGCGGGCCTCGGGGTTTGACCAGGGGACCATGACGCTGCTGCTCAAGCGGCTCTTTGACCTGGCCGCCGCCGCGGGTTTGTTTGTGCTCTCAAGTCCCATTATGGCGCTGGCCGCGCTGGCAATCGCGATGGAGGATGGGTTTCGGCATCCAGTGCTGTATCGGCAGGTGCGCATTGGCAAGGACGGGCATCCGTTCAAGGTGACCAAGTTTCGCAGCATGCGGGTTGATGCCGAGGCCGATGGCAAGGCACGCTGGGCGACGAAAAACGATCCGCGCATCACCCGGGTGGGCTCTTTTTTGCGCAAGACGCGCATTGACGAGTTGCCACAGTTGGTGAGCGTGTTGAAGGGGGAGATGAGTTTTGTCGGCCCACGGCCGGAACGACCGGAATTTGTCGGGCATCTTGCAGTGAAACACCCCTATTATGCGGCCCGCTTGCGAGTCAAGCCGGGCTTGACCGGCTGGGCACAGTTGAAATATCCCTACGGCAGCACGGAAGAAGACGCGCTGCGCAAGCTGGAATACGATCTTTACTATGTGAAGAATCACAGCACTTTTCTGGATGTGCTGATTTTGCTCCAGACGGTGGAAGTGGTGCTTTTTGGCAAGGGGGCACTTTAGGTTGTTACGGGGCCCTTGGTCCAAGGGGCGTTTCCGCCAAGGCGTGTTCTATTACATCGGAGCAAGCGGTCGGGTCTAGCCCCAGGCGCGCGAGGAAGCGGTCGTGATCCTCGGTGGGATGGCAGCCTCCGAGCCCAAGGCCTGATTGCTCGAGCAGACTGTCTGCCAGGCCGGTGAGCAGCACGAGCTGTTCATGATCGCCCTTGTAGGCGGGGTTGTGATGGTGGCGAACGGCGAGCAGGAGGGGTGCTGGCATCTCCCAGGCGTCGTAGAGCCACTCGCCGAGTTGGGTGTGTTCCACGCCCAGGGCGAAACGGTCGATGGTTGGCAGAGACAGCCCGGGGTTTGACGCGATCAGGCGGCTGAGGAAGTGGAACTGCTCGGGCAACAGATGGCCCAGCAGAAAATAGCCGATGTTGTGAGTGATACCCGAGAGCTGCACCAGGCCGAGTGGCAGTTGAATTGCCCCGCGTTGTTGCTTGGCCAGTTCTTGCATGACCAGGCTGCAGCGCAGGCCATGTTGCCACAGGCGGTCGCGGCCGATGGGACCCTGGTTGGGGGTGCGCAGTGGCGACAAGGCGGCTAGCGCCAGGGCGAAGTCCAGCGAGGTGTTAAAGCCCAGTCGGGTGACGGCATCCTGCACGCTGTCGATTGTTCGCACACCCCCATGGTAGGCTGAATTGGCGCGCCTGAGGATTTGCGAGGCCAGCAGGGGATCGAGCTGGATGGTCTCGGCGAGACTTTGTGCTGAGGCGTTGTCGTCATCGCGCAGCGCCCAGAGTTGTTTGGCGAGCGCCGGCATTGGGGGCAGTTCTTCATTGGAGCGCACCAGGGCGCGAATATCGCCGGGTGGCAAGTGCGCGAGCCGGCATCGGTCGACATTCGCGATGTTCCAGTGCAGCAGGTCAGGCTCGGGGATTACAGCCGCGTTCAGGGTCATCAGGGGCTCGGATGCTGGTTGGGAATGTTCTGGTTGGGAACATTCAGGCGGTAGCGCTTGAGCTTGCGGTAGAGGGTGCGTTCACTCACCGAGAGACCGGCGGCGACCTCCTTGCGATTACCATGGTGGCGCTGGAGCAAATCGATGATGTAGCGTGCCTCGGCCGATTCAATCGGGGAAAGATGCTCGAATGTCGCGGCCGTCTCGGCGGCTTGTACAAACTTATCTTGCTCAGAATACTCTTTTAGTGTGCGCGCAGCTACGCTGTTCGGCGCCTGCGGCAGACGGATGGACTCCTCGGTGATTTCTCCACTGGGATTGAGCGCCACCGCCAGTTGAATGATATTGCGCAACTCGCGAATGTTGCCGGGATAGTCGTACTGCAGCAGCTTGCGAATGGCCGCCTTACTGAGCCTCGGTAACCCCAGACCCCCCCGATTCATTTCTTTAAGCAAAAACTGCACTAGCTCTGGGATGTCCTCACGGCGTTCGCGCAAGGGCGGTATTTCAATCGGCAAGACTGCCAGACGGTAGAACAGATCCTGACGAAACCGCCCCTGCCTCGCCATGGCCGCCAGATCCTGATGGGTGGCGCTGACAACCCGAACATCGGCCTTGAGGCTTTTGGTTCCGCCCACTTGCCGGAAGAGGCCCGTCTCAAGCGCGCGCAGCAGCTTGGGTTGCTGGGACAGGGGCAGCTCGCCGATTTCATCCAAAAACAGGGTGCCGCCATCCGCTAGCTCGAACAATCCGGTTTTGTTGGCCACGGCGCTGGTGAAGGCGCCTTTGATGTGGCCGAACAACTCGCTTTCAAACAGGTCCTCGCTGAGAACGGTGCAGTCAACGACAATAAAGGGGCCGCTGGTGCGTCGCGACTGGCGATGAAGATGCTCGGCGGCTAGTTCCTTGCCAGATCCGGTTTCACCATGCAGGAGCACGGGTGCTTCGGTCTTGGCCGCGCGCTCTAGCTCAGCGAGCAGGGACTGGGTGGCTGGCGACTGGCCGAGAATTTTGACATCCGGGAGCGCCGGACCAAGCGGACGCAGATTCTCGCCCAGGTAAATGCGACCGTCCTCGTCGAGGATCGGGAAACCAAAAATCTGGGTGAACTGATTCGCGCCCGACGCCAGTTTGATGACATGGTTTTCCGCATAGGGCTCCAAGTCGCGAAAGAATCGCCGATGACGGCACTCCAGCTGCGGGACGGCGTCCAGGCTGCAGGAGTCCTGACCCACGATGGTGTCGGGAGACAGGCCAAAGGCGTGTTCAAACGCCTGGTTGATGAAGCGTATCTGGCACTCCGCGTCAACGACCATCAATGGCTTGCGTTGCCCCGCGATGAAGCGGGAAAGCGTGGCTGTGGGTGTCATGGCGGAAGACGTCAGTTCCAGCACTCGACTCTCACGACATACTCTCTGGCGCTTTCTAGCAACCGATGGGGTTCCAGGCGGTTGCTGCTCGCGGGTTTGAAGTCCGCCGTCACGCCATGGGCCGAGAGGAAGGCGCGCACCGCGGAATTGGGGATGGCGACGCCTTGATCGCGGACAATGCGCCCGGATTCCTGGTAAATCTTGCTGGTGTCCGCGGCGGCAAAGACCACGCCGACCACCTGCCCGGCGGCATTGAGCGCCGGGCCACCGCTGTTGCCAGGGCGAACGGCTGCATTGAAGGGGAGCGGTCCGGATGTGTTCGCGGAGGGTCTCAGGGTGCCTTCGGTCAGCAAGGGAATGAGTGGTGGCAGTCCTTGATTTGGATAGCCGACGATAAAGACCCCTGCCCCAGCCGGGTCGGCGTTTGAGGCGAATTCCGCCACCGCAGCCGGCTGCAACTCTCCTTTAAGGAGCGCGAGGTCTCTGTTGGGCTGCGCCGCGACGAGCTTGACACGACTGACGGTGCCGTTTGGCGATGAGATGGCAAGATCGGAGCAGTCTTTCACCACATGGGCGTTGGTGATGATCGCGCCCTGAAAATCGACAAAAAATCCAGCGCCAACGCCAGCGAGGCGTTTGCCGATGACGGATGACTCCTTGGCCTCCTCCATCGACTCGGCAATGTAGGCCCGGCGCTGCTCGCGGATGCGCGCGGCCTCGGCATTGCTGACGACGCGGCCCTCGCACTGATCGGCCCGGGCGCGCCTGACGATCTGGCGTTGGGGGTCCAGGCAATTGACCAGCTCGGTCCCACGCGGGCTCTGCGCTTGGACAACGCCGGCATTGAATACCAGCACCAGGTGCATGGTTAGGCACAAAAGTACCAAGATGACAGGATATTTCCTCATGATGTTGCTCTAAGGTCAGATCAATGTCAGCCAGTTGATGCCTCTTGTCGCATCCGTTTATCGAAAACCCCAATAGGCTAACGGATCCTGATTTGGCTGCGGTTTCGAGTGGTCAGGATATCGTATCCGGGAAGGGATCACATGGCTAAATCCGACGCGCGCCTCGCGCGCGCTCTTAAATGATATCCCTCTTATGGTAACCTTCGCCCATCACACGACTAAGATCCGGAGGGCACTTTTCATGAAGGCTTTCTTACCACGGCGACAGACTCCTCGGCCGGCGTTCCTTCTTGGGGCGCCGCTCCTACTGATGCTTGCATTCCTGTCAGCGGGTTGCGGAGGCGCTGCTTCTCCAGATCAAGCCCTTGCCCGCGGTCAAACCGCCCTGGCCGAGGGGGATTTACGCACCGCCGCGATTGAACTTAAAAATGCCCTGCAGGCAGACCCCGAGCGTGCCGACGCACGGGCCTTACTTGGTCAGGTGTTGGTCCGCCAGGGCGACGGGGTCGCGGCCGCCCTGGAACTGGAGCGCGCGCAAAATCTGGGCGCCGAGGCATCCCTGATTCAACCCTGGCTGGCCGAGGCATGGCTGCAAAGCGGCGACCATGCCAAATTGATTGAACTCGATAGCGAGGATGTGCCGCCTGGCACCCAGCAGGCGCGGATACTTGCCCTGCAGTCCCGCGCTTTGCTCGCCACCGGGGATCTTGAAGCAGCCGTGGCCAAAGCGACCAGCGCCATGGAGGCCGATCCGGCGTTGCCGGCCGCCAACCTGGCCATGGCTCAGGTGCAATTCGCACGGCAGGATGTTGATCAGGCACGGAAGGTCCTTGACGAGACATTGGCCGCGGCGCCAACGGATGCCGACGCGAACATGCTGCTTGGCGAAATCGAGCGCCAAACCGGCAATCTGGAGGCGGCAGAAGCGGCCTTCTCCACCGCCATGCAAGACCCACTGGCGGCAGCACGCGCCCAGCTCAATCGCGCCTATACCCGGATTCAACAGGAAAATTACACGGGTGCGCAGGAAGATATCACCAAGCTGCGCGAAACCCTCAAAAACAATCCGCTAGTCGACTATGCCGAGGGCCTGCTGTTATATTCGCAAGCGCAATATCGCCCCGCCATTGAACGCATCGACGCAGCCCTTGGCGCCAGCCCAAACCTGCTTCCGGCACTGCGCCTGGCCGGCGCGACCCGACTCGCGCTGGAAGAACCACGGCTGGCCAGGGTTCATCTCGAGCGCTTCCTGTCCGCTCAACCCGAGGACTCGGGTGCTCAGCGGATGCTGGCCATGGCGCTGCTCCAGCTTGGCGAGGCCAAGGAGGCGGAAGCCATGGCACGCACCCTGGTGGCCCGGGACAGCGCCGATGTGGCCGCCATGGATCTGCTCGCCAGTGCTTTGATGATGCAAGGTAAGCGCAAGGAGGGCACGGACTTTCTGCGCCAGGTCCAGGCCGCCGCGCCCAGTTCGCCAACTCTTGATACCCGCCTCGGGCTGGCTCTTCTCGACCAGGGCGACCAAGAGGAAGGTCTGCGCCTGCTGCGCGAGACGGCCGAGCGCAATCCGGAATCCACCGACGCCGTCGAGAAACTGGTGGCCGGCCTGGCGCGCACCGGCGACCTGGACGAAGCCCTTAACACCGCGAATGCCTACCAAAAGCAGCACCCTGATTCGGCGCACGCGCACAATCTGGTCGCCGCTGTGTATCTGCAACAGAATGAGTTGGATCAGGCGCGCGCGGCATTCGAGCAGGCGCTGGCGACCGAGCCTGGTAACCTCCCCGCGAGTAAAGCGCTCGCCGCCCTGGCAGTTCAGGCCGAGGACTATTCCTTGGCCAGCAACATCCTCGAGACCAGCCTGTCGCATCACCCAGCGGATCTCAGCCTGCTGATATCGCTCGCGAAACTGGGCCTTGCCCAGGAGGATGCGGACAGGGCGAAAATGTATCTGGATCAAGCGCTCGAGCGCCATCCCGACGAGCTTGCACCAAAGCTTTACATGTCAGCCTATTTCCTGCGGCAGGGCGACGCCAGAGAAGCGCTCTCCTTCGCGGCCGATGCTGTCGCTTTGGACCCTAGAAACGCCGCTGCTCTCGGGCTGCGCGCGGATGCGCAGCTCGCGTTAGAGGATTATCAAGCCGCCCGCGAATCCCTGCAGACTCTCAATGCTCTCTTGGAGAATCCCAATGCGCGTGTTCTTTGGGCACAGGCGCGCGCGGACTTGGCACTTGGTAACACTGAAGACGCCAAGCGTGCGCTGGAACAAGCCCATGCGGCGGCGCCCGAGTTCACTCCCGCTTTGCTGGCGCTCGGACGCTTGGCCATTGCACAGCAAAATGTCGCGGGAGCTGCCGAATACCTGTCCGCGCTCCAGGAGCAACTGGGCGAGAACCACAGGGATGTCCTGCTGATACAAGGTGATCTTGCCCGCTTGCAGGGCAATTTGGCAGGCGCCGATGACGCCTTTCGCGCCCTGCTTGATGTCAACGCGGACCTGAACCTTGATCAGGACACCGCCCTTTGGAGTGCCGCCGAGCAGCTGGTTCTGGCCTACGTGCGCGAGGGCGATCCCGAAGCCGGTCTGAAATCCGCCATGGAATTGGAGAGCCGTCAGCCTGACTCGGCGCGATTGCAAACACTGCTGGGATTGCTTTATCTGCGCGATCAACAGCCCGAACAGGCTACTGCAGCCTTCCAACAGGCCCTGGAGCTCGATCCTGGCAATACCAGAGCCATCAGTGGGTTGGTCTCCCTGGCGGTGCAGGCCGAGGATTTTGACCAGGCAAAGGCGCTCTATACCGCGGCCCTGGAGCAAAAGCCCTCGGATCTTGAGTTGCTAATCGGCTCGGCAAGGCTCGCCCTGCTTCAGGACGACCCGCAGGCGGCCGAGGCTTTTCTTCTCGACGGCGTTAAGAAAAATCCCGAATCCCCGGCGGCCAAGCTCTATCTGGGTGCCTTTTATCTCGGCCAGAATCAACCCGGGAAAGCCCTTGAGCTGGTCTCGGCGCCGGGCATCGACCTTGACAACTCACCACGCCTGCTCGCGCTCAAGGCCGAGGCGGAAATCAACCTGAACCAGTTCCGATCCGCGGTCCGAACCCTGCAAAGCCTGAATCTTCTCCAGCCTGACCAAACCCGGGTGCTGCTCGCGCTTGCCAACACCCAAGCTCGACTCAACGATTTACAGCCTGCCAACGAGACGCTGAAACAGGTTCTTAGGTTGGAGCCGCAATCCGTACCTGCCTTGCGTGGCCTGGTGCGCATTGCCCTTGCCGAGAAGGCCCCGGCGGAGGCGGAAGCACGCATCGCCGCGCTCAAAGAGCAACTTGGCGCTGAGCACGATGATGTGCTACTCCTTGAGGGACAGCTGGCGGAACTCAGTGGCGATTCCACTCTGGCCTTGGCGAAATATCGCCAGATCTTCGACCAGTCACCGACGCCGGCGAGTCTGCTTCTGGTCGCTCGCAGCCTGGCTCGCCAGGATGACATGGACGGGGCGCGCGAGGCTCTGAAAAACTGGCTCGCCGAGCATCCGCAAGACAATCGAATTCGCTTTGAACTCGCACAGCTTGAACTCAACGCGGGAACAACCGACCAAGCCATCGCGCAATACCAGGCATTGGTCGACTCGGGCGTGGACAATGCCGTGGTTTTGAACAACCTGGCATGGCTACTAAAAGACAGTGACCTTGACAGGGCTCTTGGCTACGCACGCCAAGCCCACGAGGCCGCACCAGAATCAGCCGACATCGCCGATACGCTTGCGATTCTGCTTCTCGCGAACAAGGATATTGCCGAAGCAAGACGCTTGATAGACATCGCATTGCAGGAAAAACCCGACAATGCCAGCATGCTGTATCACAAAGCCCTGATTTTGAGCAAACAGGGAGAGCAGGAAGAAGCTCGCACGCTGGTTGAACAGGTGCTGGCCAACTCAGGGGATTTTCCAGAGCGTGAAGAGGCGGAAGACTGGCTGAATCAGTAGTAGGTCGGCAGCCGGCCTTCCCAGATTTTTTCAAAGACTGTCTTGCGTTTAGGATCTGGGAGTGGGAAGCCGGCTGCTACTTGAGCGGTTAGCGCGAACCTTGCGCTTTAGCGGGAGATGCCCTGAATCGCAGGACCAGTGCGATTTGACTCACGTAAGCATTTCGAGACATTGGAGATCACTTGCTCGCGAAAGGTACTCGGCGGTCTGACGGATTCCGACGAGCGACGGCTTAAGTATTCCGGATCGGCGGACTTCTTCATACTGGGTAGGCTGAATCGCATTCTGATGCCCTCTTCCGAGATGGATGACTGACTGGATATTCGGGTGGCCTGGCCGAGCGGGAGCCTGAGTTGTAAGGGGCTCCTTGTTCTGGTCGCGCTCTGGTCGCGCTTTGGCCACTGGCCGCTTAGGAGTCAGCACGATACTAAGCAAATTTGCTGCCAATCTTAATTTCGGCGCTCGGGGCTGCGTTCTTGCTAGCCTGCTGAATTCAAGGATACACCTCACGACCCAGGGATGACAGAATCTGTCAGTCTCGCGACCGGAAGTGGCAGCACCCATGACATCAATCGTCTGACAAGAATGCTGTTACCCCAAACTCACCCGCAAAAAGCTTCGGCCCTTCAGAGAGCTCGCGACCATTATGTTTGAAAGCTTCTACGGTTTGCGCGCGGACCCTTTTCGCCTGACGCCAGACCATCAATTTTCCTTCGAGCACGAGCATTTCTCCAAAGCCAAGGCTTACATCGACTATGCCTTGGTGCGCGGCGAGGGTTTTGTGATGGTCACCGGTATGCCGGGGACAGGCAAGACAACGCTGGTCGCTGACCTACAGGCACGCCTTCCGGTTGCTGAAATCACCACGGCAACCATCAACTGCACCCAGTTGGATGCGGAAGCCCTGCTGCTCATCTCGGCCTATGAGTTCGGCTTACAGGTCGAATCGACCGCCAAAGCCGTCCTGTTGCGGGAGTTAATGGCGTTTTTTCATCGCGAACATCATTCAGGTCGCCGTGTTCTTTTAATCATTGATGAAGCCCAAGACCTATCTGTCCAAGCACTCGAGGAACTCCGGCTGCTGACCAACCTGCAAAGCGCTGGCCGACCACTGCTGCAAATCATTCTGCTGGGTCAAAGCTCCTTGCTGGATTTGATTCGGCGACCGGAAATGCTTCAAGTCCACCAGCGTATCGTCGCAGCGACTCATCTACAAGCCCTGACCCCGCGGGAAACAATCGAATATGTTCGCCATCGGCTTCTGAAAGCTGGGTGGACAGGCAGACCAACATTTCGCCCTGGCGTGCTCAAATCTGTTTATTCATACAGTCTTGGAGTTCCGCGGCTGATCAACCAAATCTGCAGCCGAATGCTGCTGAGGGGCTTCAGCCTCGAACTGGTCGAAATCACCAGACACGATGCATATCAGGTGCTGCAAGAACTCCAGGAAGAAGGCCTGGTCCAGGCACCCCGTTCCAGTCACGAGCAATCGCCTCAATCCCTGGCCCTTCATTGGTCTGAAATCGACCACGGGCTCTACCCGGAAAAGCCCAGCACCCATTCAGTCAATCAAATTCTAAGCGACAAACCGCTTAATCAGGCGCCGCCACAACCAGCAGCGGATTTGCAAGCTCAAGCCGACGAGCAACGGCCGAACACCGCCCATGCGATAACAGCGAATCCATATTCCGAGCCGCCTATTCCCGCACAGGAGGATCCGGAGTACCCAGCCACGGAGAGCGCGCAGTCCACGCCGGACGCTCTGGAAGAAGTATCCACAGATAAAAAACCCATCACTCCTATAACTGCCGAGACTCCCGTGACTGTGAATCAAGGCACCAGTCATCCAGAAGACCAGCCCACTATAATCCGACCTTTCAGTGTAGGTAAATTGGTCATTGCGTTTCTTGCCCTCAGTCTTGTCTTGATCAGCTTTTTGGCTGGCATGCTGCTGTCAAATCCACAGCCGCGGGCTGAGCTCATGGAGGTGATTTCAAGGTATGCATCCTCGGCGATGGACTTCTTGCAATCAGCATTTCAATGATCGACCCGGCAGTCTTTTCATACCCTTTGTTTTTCTAACTCTTGCATACCGGTCGCATATTTCTGATGTCAGGCTGAATATCCTCATTTTTTTGTTTCCGCATCCTGAGCCAACTTAATGGTCAATGTTGCCTCCCTGACTTACCTCGCCGCACTCATACCGTCCGGTATCTTATTTTTATTGCTCCTCACCGCCTGGCGGGGCCGACTACGAGGACTTTCCGCCCTAATCGGAATTGGCGGCATCCTCCTTTGGGCCAGCGTCCAGCTCCTGGCAAGCAGGCAGGTTACAATCATCAGTGCCGCCATCCCAGTTGCTGACGCCATCCGCAACCTTGGTTTATTTTTTCTCCTGACCTCTGCCTTGGCTCCACTGATTACTAGGAAAATACGCCTTTTTTGGTATGTCGCCATTACTTCAACCCTGGTACCACCTCTTGGACTGGTGATTCTTCCGGACACTTTTCCCAGCCTCGCAACTGTTTTCTCCCAAACAGCAATTTCCCGGCTCTCGCCCTATTTTTGGCTGCTTCAAACCATTCTTGGTTTACTGCTTGTTGAACAAGTCTTTCGCAACTACCCATCGCCCCAGCGATGGGCGATCAAACATCTGTGTCTCGGAATCGGAGCCATTTTCGCCTACGATCTGTTCTTCTTCTCTGACACAATCTTGTTGCAGCGCATCGATGAGCACTTATGGCAGGCACGGGGGCTTGCCACTGCCCTTGCCGTTCCCTTCATCGCCGTGTCCCTGGCCCGCAATCCTAGCTGGTCACTTGATATTCACATTTCTAGAAGTGTTGTATTCCATTCCGCGACCCTTCTTGGATCAGGTGTTTACCTGATGGCCATGGCACTGGCTGGCTATTATGTCCGCGCATTTTCGGGTGCCTGGGGCGCCACACTACAAATTGCCTTCCTCTTCGCCGCGGGCTTGTTTCTTTTAACACTGCTCTTCTCCAATCATCTTCGGGCGAAATTCAGGATTTTTCTGAGCGAACATTTCTTTAGTTTCAAATATGATTATCGTGCTGAATGGCAAAGATTCACTAACAACCTGGCAGCAACCGGTCACTCAACACCCAAATCCATTGTTGAAGCACTGGCCGAAATTGTAAACAGCCCGGGCGGGCTCTTGTGGGCCAAGACCGAACGAGGCAATTTTGAGCCAATCGACAAAATCTCAGCCGCGGTCGAGACTCAAGCTCCACTGACGCTAGAGACTCCCCTAGTCGACTTTATGAGCCGTTCCGGCTGGATTATTGACCTTGCAGAACTACGCGCCAAGCCGGACCGCTATGAAGGGATAGACCTTCCAGAATGGATTTTTGAAGGTTCTGATTGTTGGTTAGTCATTCCCTTGTTTTTTCGCGCGGAGTTAATCGGCTTCGTTGCTCTTATCCGATCCAAGATCATTCGCCACGTCAACTGGGAAGACCGCAGCCTTTTGAAAACCGCCGGTCTGCAGGCCGCTGGCATGTTGGCACAATACCAGTCTGACCGGGCACTGATGCGCGCACAACAGTTTGAAGCCTTTAACCAACTGGCCGCCTATGTGGCACATGATCTGAAAAAT includes:
- the prsK gene encoding XrtA/PEP-CTERM system histidine kinase PrsK; this translates as MVNVASLTYLAALIPSGILFLLLLTAWRGRLRGLSALIGIGGILLWASVQLLASRQVTIISAAIPVADAIRNLGLFFLLTSALAPLITRKIRLFWYVAITSTLVPPLGLVILPDTFPSLATVFSQTAISRLSPYFWLLQTILGLLLVEQVFRNYPSPQRWAIKHLCLGIGAIFAYDLFFFSDTILLQRIDEHLWQARGLATALAVPFIAVSLARNPSWSLDIHISRSVVFHSATLLGSGVYLMAMALAGYYVRAFSGAWGATLQIAFLFAAGLFLLTLLFSNHLRAKFRIFLSEHFFSFKYDYRAEWQRFTNNLAATGHSTPKSIVEALAEIVNSPGGLLWAKTERGNFEPIDKISAAVETQAPLTLETPLVDFMSRSGWIIDLAELRAKPDRYEGIDLPEWIFEGSDCWLVIPLFFRAELIGFVALIRSKIIRHVNWEDRSLLKTAGLQAAGMLAQYQSDRALMRAQQFEAFNQLAAYVAHDLKNLLAQQSLIVTNADKHKHNPAFIDDVILTIKNSVDRMERLMTQLRHGKRELESRRCIISTVLAEAISRSCPTPPIPVLKVADQDIVVMADEERLITSLAHLLKNAREATSSDGSVSAELLREEATAIIKISDDGVGMSADFVTNRLFKPFDSTKGLTGMGIGAFESREYIRALGGDLQVDSKPGEGTLFTIRLPCPSNPKEATDHPAKPLEEGIFG
- a CDS encoding ExeA family protein, with the protein product MFESFYGLRADPFRLTPDHQFSFEHEHFSKAKAYIDYALVRGEGFVMVTGMPGTGKTTLVADLQARLPVAEITTATINCTQLDAEALLLISAYEFGLQVESTAKAVLLRELMAFFHREHHSGRRVLLIIDEAQDLSVQALEELRLLTNLQSAGRPLLQIILLGQSSLLDLIRRPEMLQVHQRIVAATHLQALTPRETIEYVRHRLLKAGWTGRPTFRPGVLKSVYSYSLGVPRLINQICSRMLLRGFSLELVEITRHDAYQVLQELQEEGLVQAPRSSHEQSPQSLALHWSEIDHGLYPEKPSTHSVNQILSDKPLNQAPPQPAADLQAQADEQRPNTAHAITANPYSEPPIPAQEDPEYPATESAQSTPDALEEVSTDKKPITPITAETPVTVNQGTSHPEDQPTIIRPFSVGKLVIAFLALSLVLISFLAGMLLSNPQPRAELMEVISRYASSAMDFLQSAFQ